From a single Pseudopipra pipra isolate bDixPip1 chromosome 15, bDixPip1.hap1, whole genome shotgun sequence genomic region:
- the MATR3 gene encoding matrin-3 isoform X4, producing the protein MGDPFMLQQSTNPAPGILGPPPPPFHLGGPPVGPRGAGNGNMQGPRHMQKGRVETSRVVHIMDFQRGKNLRYQLLQLVEPFGIITNHLILNKINEAFIEMSTTEDAQAAVEYYSTTPALVFGKPVRVHLSQKYKRIKKPEGKPDQKTEPPKPELGRVIHLSNLPHSGYSDNAVLKLAEPYGKIKNYILMRMKSQAFIEMETREDALAMVEHCANKALWFQGRCVKVDLSEKYKKLVLRIPNKGVELLKKDKTRKRTYSPDSKDSPSDKKSKTEAAQKPESGTTEEKAKEEKQEDPAEPSGAKSGEQAEQDEPSLLLESEDELLVDEEEAAALLESGSSAGEDADVANLADVATEEKKDTPDDVTVKTEGGNVVATPAAKKKLKKRYVGGFPRSMEGFVTLDEVGDEEDSDHQKLRKSGLAGKAGGKNEDSLAEIKVDKIEEPEQENEMLENGTKTEVTEKTEPVEASDATTAQDAEKNAQENTDPQDEQETKNVQEKPLVPDEFRIGPYQPNVPVGVNYVVPKTGFYCKLCSLFYTNEDVAKKTHCSSLPHYQKLKKILDKMAEDYRQKKEA; encoded by the exons AT GGGTGATCCCTTTATGTTGCAGCAATCCACAAACCCTGCACCAGGAATTCTGGGACCACCCCCACCTCCATTCCACCTTGGGGGACCCCCTGTTGGGCCCAGAG GAGCTGGCAATGGCAATATGCAAGGACCGAGGCACATGCAGAAGGGCAGAGTG GAAACAAGCAGAGTTGTGCACATCATGGATTTCCAGAGGGGAAAGAACTTGAGATATCAGCTGCTCCAGCTCGTGGAACCCTTTGGGATAATTACAAATCACCTGATTCTGAACAAAATCAATGAG GCATTTATCGAAATGTCGACCACCGAAGACGCCCAGGCTGCAGTTGAATACTATTCAACAACACCTGCCCTGGTGTTTGGTAAACCAGTCAGAGTCCACTTGTCACAGAAATACAAGAGAATAAAG AAACCTGAGGGTAAACCTGACCAAAAGACTGAGCCCCCCAAACCAGAGCTCGGTCGTGTGATTCACCTGAGCAACCTGCCACACTCGGGGTACTCTGACAACGCCGTGCTCAAACTGGCTGAGCCCTACGGGAAGATCAAGAACTACATCCTCATGAGGATGAAAAGCCAG GCTTTCATTGAGATGGAGACCAGAGAAGATGCTTTGGCCATGGTGGAGCATTGTGCCAACAAAGCACTTTGGTTCCAAGGCAGATGTGTGAAAGTGGATTTATCTGAGAAATACAAGAAGCTGGTGTTAAGG ATTCCCAACAAAGGAGTTGAGCTGCTGAAAAAGGATAAAACCAG AAAGAGAACGTATTCTCCAGACAGCAAAGATTCTCCCAGTGATAAGAAGTCTAAAACAGAAGCTGCTCAGAAACCTGAAAGTGGcactacagaagaaaaagcGAAAGAGGAGAAACAAGAGGATCCTGCTGAGCCCTCAGGTGCCAAAAGTGGGGAACAGGCAGAGCAAGACGAGCCCAGTTTACTCCTGGAATCCGAAGATGAGCTGCTGGTggatgaggaggaggcagcagcactgttaGAAAGTGGCAGCTCAGCAGGAGAGGATGCAGATGTTGCCAATTTAGCCGATGTGgctactgaagaaaaaaaggacacCCCTGATGATGTCACAGTAAAAACTGAGGGGGGGAACGTTGTGGCCACTCCAGCAGCCaagaaaaagcttaaaaag CGCTATGTGGGCGGCTTCCCACGGAGCATGGAGGGCTTTGTGACCCTGGACGAGGTGGGGGACGAGGAGGACTCCGATCACCAGAAACTCCGCAAGTCAGGCCTGGCGGGGAAGGCAGGAGGCAAGAACGAGGACAGTTTGGCAGAGATCAAGGTGGACAAGATCGAGGAGCCGGAGCAGGAGAACGAGATGTTAGAGAACGGAACGAAAACCGAAGTCACCGAGAAGACTGAACCTGTTGAAGCTTCAGATGCCACAACAGCACAGGATGCTGAGAAAAATGCCCAGGAAAACACAGACCCCCAGGACGAGCAGGAAACCAAGAACGTCCAAGAGAAACCTCTAGTTCCAGATGAATTTAGGATTGGGCCGTACCAGCCAAACGTTCCTGTTG GTGTGAATTATGTGGTACCCAAAACAGGGTTTTATTGCAAATTGTGTTCCCTGTTCTACACAAATGAAGATGTTGCAAAAAAGACCCATTGCAGCAGCCTTCCTCATTATCAAAAGTTGAAG aaaattCTGGATAAAATGGCAGAAGACtacaggcaaaaaaaagaagcttaa
- the MATR3 gene encoding matrin-3 isoform X1, with protein sequence MSKSFQQSSLSRDSQGHGRDLSAGIGLLAAATQSLNMPASLGRMNQGTARLASLMNLGMSSSLNQQGSHSALSSGSTSSHNLQSIFNIGSRGPLPLSSQHRGDADQATNILASFGLSARDLDELSRYPEDKITPENLPQILLQLKRRRAEEGYGRDGRSSTREPPYRVPRDDWEEKRHFRRDSFDDRGPSLNPVVDYDHGSRSQESGYYDRMDYEDDRLRDGERCRDESFYGETSHNYHKFDSEYDRMGRGPGPERSLFEKKRGAPPNSNIEDFHGFLPKGYPHLCSICDMPVHSNKEWNHHINGATHSRRCQLLLEIYPEWNPDSDSGHGMGDPFMLQQSTNPAPGILGPPPPPFHLGGPPVGPRGAGNGNMQGPRHMQKGRVETSRVVHIMDFQRGKNLRYQLLQLVEPFGIITNHLILNKINEAFIEMSTTEDAQAAVEYYSTTPALVFGKPVRVHLSQKYKRIKKPEGKPDQKTEPPKPELGRVIHLSNLPHSGYSDNAVLKLAEPYGKIKNYILMRMKSQAFIEMETREDALAMVEHCANKALWFQGRCVKVDLSEKYKKLVLRIPNKGVELLKKDKTRKRTYSPDSKDSPSDKKSKTEAAQKPESGTTEEKAKEEKQEDPAEPSGAKSGEQAEQDEPSLLLESEDELLVDEEEAAALLESGSSAGEDADVANLADVATEEKKDTPDDVTVKTEGGNVVATPAAKKKLKKRYVGGFPRSMEGFVTLDEVGDEEDSDHQKLRKSGLAGKAGGKNEDSLAEIKVDKIEEPEQENEMLENGTKTEVTEKTEPVEASDATTAQDAEKNAQENTDPQDEQETKNVQEKPLVPDEFRIGPYQPNVPVGVNYVVPKTGFYCKLCSLFYTNEDVAKKTHCSSLPHYQKLKKILDKMAEDYRQKKEA encoded by the exons ATGTCCAAGTCATTCCAGCAGTCATCTCTGAGTAGGGATTCACAAGGTCATGGGCGTGACCTCTCTGCAGGAATAGGCCTTCTTGCTGCTGCTACCCAGTCTTTAAATATGCCAGCATCTCTTGGAAGGATGAACCAGGGTACTGCACGCCTTGCTAGCTTAATGAATCTTGGAATGAGTTCTTCATTGAACCAACAAGGATCTCATAGTGCACTGTCTTCTGGTAGTACCTCTTCCCATAATTTGCAGTCTATATTTAACATTGGAAGTAGAGGTCCGCTCCCTTTGTCTTCTCAGCACCGTGGAGATGCAGACCAGGCCACTAACATTTTGGCCAGCTTTGGTCTGTCTGCTAGAGACTTAGATGAACTGAGTCGCTATCCCGAGGACAAGATCACTCCTGAAAACTTGCCTCAGATCCTTCTACAACTTAAAAGGAGGAGAGCTGAAGAAGGTTATGGTAGAGATGGCAGATCATCCACACGGGAACCACCGTACAGAGTACCTAGGGATGattgggaagaaaaaaggcattttagaAGAGATAGCTTTGATGATCGTGGTCCTAGTCTCAACCCAGTGGTTGACTATGACCATGGAAGTCGTTCTCAAGAATCTGGTTATTATGACAGAATGGATTATGAAGATGACAGATTGAGAGATGGAGAAAGGTGTAGGGATGAATCTTTTTATGGTGAGACTTCGCATAACTATCATAAATTTGACAGTGAGTATGACAGAATGGGTCGTGGTCCTGGTCCCGAGAGATCTCTCTTTGAGAAAAAGAGAGGTGCTCCTCCAAATAGCAATATTGAAGACTTCCATGGATTCTTACCGAAGGGTTATCCCCATCTGTGCTCTATATGTGATATGCCAGTTCATTCTAATAAG GAGTGGAACCACCACATCAATGGAGCGACTCACAGCCGCCGCTGTCAGCTGCTGCTCGAAAT atACCCTGAATGGAATCCTGACAGTGATTCAGGACATGGAAT GGGTGATCCCTTTATGTTGCAGCAATCCACAAACCCTGCACCAGGAATTCTGGGACCACCCCCACCTCCATTCCACCTTGGGGGACCCCCTGTTGGGCCCAGAG GAGCTGGCAATGGCAATATGCAAGGACCGAGGCACATGCAGAAGGGCAGAGTG GAAACAAGCAGAGTTGTGCACATCATGGATTTCCAGAGGGGAAAGAACTTGAGATATCAGCTGCTCCAGCTCGTGGAACCCTTTGGGATAATTACAAATCACCTGATTCTGAACAAAATCAATGAG GCATTTATCGAAATGTCGACCACCGAAGACGCCCAGGCTGCAGTTGAATACTATTCAACAACACCTGCCCTGGTGTTTGGTAAACCAGTCAGAGTCCACTTGTCACAGAAATACAAGAGAATAAAG AAACCTGAGGGTAAACCTGACCAAAAGACTGAGCCCCCCAAACCAGAGCTCGGTCGTGTGATTCACCTGAGCAACCTGCCACACTCGGGGTACTCTGACAACGCCGTGCTCAAACTGGCTGAGCCCTACGGGAAGATCAAGAACTACATCCTCATGAGGATGAAAAGCCAG GCTTTCATTGAGATGGAGACCAGAGAAGATGCTTTGGCCATGGTGGAGCATTGTGCCAACAAAGCACTTTGGTTCCAAGGCAGATGTGTGAAAGTGGATTTATCTGAGAAATACAAGAAGCTGGTGTTAAGG ATTCCCAACAAAGGAGTTGAGCTGCTGAAAAAGGATAAAACCAG AAAGAGAACGTATTCTCCAGACAGCAAAGATTCTCCCAGTGATAAGAAGTCTAAAACAGAAGCTGCTCAGAAACCTGAAAGTGGcactacagaagaaaaagcGAAAGAGGAGAAACAAGAGGATCCTGCTGAGCCCTCAGGTGCCAAAAGTGGGGAACAGGCAGAGCAAGACGAGCCCAGTTTACTCCTGGAATCCGAAGATGAGCTGCTGGTggatgaggaggaggcagcagcactgttaGAAAGTGGCAGCTCAGCAGGAGAGGATGCAGATGTTGCCAATTTAGCCGATGTGgctactgaagaaaaaaaggacacCCCTGATGATGTCACAGTAAAAACTGAGGGGGGGAACGTTGTGGCCACTCCAGCAGCCaagaaaaagcttaaaaag CGCTATGTGGGCGGCTTCCCACGGAGCATGGAGGGCTTTGTGACCCTGGACGAGGTGGGGGACGAGGAGGACTCCGATCACCAGAAACTCCGCAAGTCAGGCCTGGCGGGGAAGGCAGGAGGCAAGAACGAGGACAGTTTGGCAGAGATCAAGGTGGACAAGATCGAGGAGCCGGAGCAGGAGAACGAGATGTTAGAGAACGGAACGAAAACCGAAGTCACCGAGAAGACTGAACCTGTTGAAGCTTCAGATGCCACAACAGCACAGGATGCTGAGAAAAATGCCCAGGAAAACACAGACCCCCAGGACGAGCAGGAAACCAAGAACGTCCAAGAGAAACCTCTAGTTCCAGATGAATTTAGGATTGGGCCGTACCAGCCAAACGTTCCTGTTG GTGTGAATTATGTGGTACCCAAAACAGGGTTTTATTGCAAATTGTGTTCCCTGTTCTACACAAATGAAGATGTTGCAAAAAAGACCCATTGCAGCAGCCTTCCTCATTATCAAAAGTTGAAG aaaattCTGGATAAAATGGCAGAAGACtacaggcaaaaaaaagaagcttaa
- the MATR3 gene encoding matrin-3 isoform X3 encodes MSGARAAGWRRAARPRSRESREWNHHINGATHSRRCQLLLEIYPEWNPDSDSGHGMGDPFMLQQSTNPAPGILGPPPPPFHLGGPPVGPRGAGNGNMQGPRHMQKGRVETSRVVHIMDFQRGKNLRYQLLQLVEPFGIITNHLILNKINEAFIEMSTTEDAQAAVEYYSTTPALVFGKPVRVHLSQKYKRIKKPEGKPDQKTEPPKPELGRVIHLSNLPHSGYSDNAVLKLAEPYGKIKNYILMRMKSQAFIEMETREDALAMVEHCANKALWFQGRCVKVDLSEKYKKLVLRIPNKGVELLKKDKTRKRTYSPDSKDSPSDKKSKTEAAQKPESGTTEEKAKEEKQEDPAEPSGAKSGEQAEQDEPSLLLESEDELLVDEEEAAALLESGSSAGEDADVANLADVATEEKKDTPDDVTVKTEGGNVVATPAAKKKLKKRYVGGFPRSMEGFVTLDEVGDEEDSDHQKLRKSGLAGKAGGKNEDSLAEIKVDKIEEPEQENEMLENGTKTEVTEKTEPVEASDATTAQDAEKNAQENTDPQDEQETKNVQEKPLVPDEFRIGPYQPNVPVGVNYVVPKTGFYCKLCSLFYTNEDVAKKTHCSSLPHYQKLKKILDKMAEDYRQKKEA; translated from the exons ATGAGCGGCGCGCGGGCGGCGGGCTGGCGGCGCGCGGCGCGGCCGCGCTCTCGCGAGAGCAGG GAGTGGAACCACCACATCAATGGAGCGACTCACAGCCGCCGCTGTCAGCTGCTGCTCGAAAT atACCCTGAATGGAATCCTGACAGTGATTCAGGACATGGAAT GGGTGATCCCTTTATGTTGCAGCAATCCACAAACCCTGCACCAGGAATTCTGGGACCACCCCCACCTCCATTCCACCTTGGGGGACCCCCTGTTGGGCCCAGAG GAGCTGGCAATGGCAATATGCAAGGACCGAGGCACATGCAGAAGGGCAGAGTG GAAACAAGCAGAGTTGTGCACATCATGGATTTCCAGAGGGGAAAGAACTTGAGATATCAGCTGCTCCAGCTCGTGGAACCCTTTGGGATAATTACAAATCACCTGATTCTGAACAAAATCAATGAG GCATTTATCGAAATGTCGACCACCGAAGACGCCCAGGCTGCAGTTGAATACTATTCAACAACACCTGCCCTGGTGTTTGGTAAACCAGTCAGAGTCCACTTGTCACAGAAATACAAGAGAATAAAG AAACCTGAGGGTAAACCTGACCAAAAGACTGAGCCCCCCAAACCAGAGCTCGGTCGTGTGATTCACCTGAGCAACCTGCCACACTCGGGGTACTCTGACAACGCCGTGCTCAAACTGGCTGAGCCCTACGGGAAGATCAAGAACTACATCCTCATGAGGATGAAAAGCCAG GCTTTCATTGAGATGGAGACCAGAGAAGATGCTTTGGCCATGGTGGAGCATTGTGCCAACAAAGCACTTTGGTTCCAAGGCAGATGTGTGAAAGTGGATTTATCTGAGAAATACAAGAAGCTGGTGTTAAGG ATTCCCAACAAAGGAGTTGAGCTGCTGAAAAAGGATAAAACCAG AAAGAGAACGTATTCTCCAGACAGCAAAGATTCTCCCAGTGATAAGAAGTCTAAAACAGAAGCTGCTCAGAAACCTGAAAGTGGcactacagaagaaaaagcGAAAGAGGAGAAACAAGAGGATCCTGCTGAGCCCTCAGGTGCCAAAAGTGGGGAACAGGCAGAGCAAGACGAGCCCAGTTTACTCCTGGAATCCGAAGATGAGCTGCTGGTggatgaggaggaggcagcagcactgttaGAAAGTGGCAGCTCAGCAGGAGAGGATGCAGATGTTGCCAATTTAGCCGATGTGgctactgaagaaaaaaaggacacCCCTGATGATGTCACAGTAAAAACTGAGGGGGGGAACGTTGTGGCCACTCCAGCAGCCaagaaaaagcttaaaaag CGCTATGTGGGCGGCTTCCCACGGAGCATGGAGGGCTTTGTGACCCTGGACGAGGTGGGGGACGAGGAGGACTCCGATCACCAGAAACTCCGCAAGTCAGGCCTGGCGGGGAAGGCAGGAGGCAAGAACGAGGACAGTTTGGCAGAGATCAAGGTGGACAAGATCGAGGAGCCGGAGCAGGAGAACGAGATGTTAGAGAACGGAACGAAAACCGAAGTCACCGAGAAGACTGAACCTGTTGAAGCTTCAGATGCCACAACAGCACAGGATGCTGAGAAAAATGCCCAGGAAAACACAGACCCCCAGGACGAGCAGGAAACCAAGAACGTCCAAGAGAAACCTCTAGTTCCAGATGAATTTAGGATTGGGCCGTACCAGCCAAACGTTCCTGTTG GTGTGAATTATGTGGTACCCAAAACAGGGTTTTATTGCAAATTGTGTTCCCTGTTCTACACAAATGAAGATGTTGCAAAAAAGACCCATTGCAGCAGCCTTCCTCATTATCAAAAGTTGAAG aaaattCTGGATAAAATGGCAGAAGACtacaggcaaaaaaaagaagcttaa
- the MATR3 gene encoding matrin-3 isoform X2, with amino-acid sequence MSKSFQQSSLSRDSQGHGRDLSAGIGLLAAATQSLNMPASLGRMNQGTARLASLMNLGMSSSLNQQGSHSALSSGSTSSHNLQSIFNIGSRGPLPLSSQHRGDADQATNILASFGLSARDLDELSRYPEDKITPENLPQILLQLKRRRAEEGYGRDGRSSTREPPYRVPRDDWEEKRHFRRDSFDDRGPSLNPVVDYDHGSRSQESGYYDRMDYEDDRLRDGERCRDESFYGETSHNYHKFDSEYDRMGRGPGPERSLFEKKRGAPPNSNIEDFHGFLPKGYPHLCSICDMPVHSNKEWNHHINGATHSRRCQLLLEIYPEWNPDSDSGHGMGDPFMLQQSTNPAPGILGPPPPPFHLGGPPVGPRGAGNGNMQGPRHMQKGRVETSRVVHIMDFQRGKNLRYQLLQLVEPFGIITNHLILNKINEAFIEMSTTEDAQAAVEYYSTTPALVFGKPVRVHLSQKYKRIKKPEGKPDQKTEPPKPELGRVIHLSNLPHSGYSDNAVLKLAEPYGKIKNYILMRMKSQAFIEMETREDALAMVEHCANKALWFQGRCVKVDLSEKYKKLVLRIPNKGVELLKKDKTRKRTYSPDSKDSPSDKKSKTEAAQKPESGTTEEKAKEEKQEDPAEPSGAKSGEQAEQDEPSLLLESEDELLVDEEEAAALLESGSSAGEDADVANLADVATEEKKDTPDDVTVKTEGGNVVATPAAKKKLKKRYVGGFPRSMEGFVTLDEVGDEEDSDHQKLRKSGLAGKAGGKNEDSLAEIKVDKIEEPEQENEMLENGTKTEVTEKTEPVEASDATTAQDAEKNAQENTDPQDEQETKNVQEKPLVPDEFRIGPYQPNVPVENSG; translated from the exons ATGTCCAAGTCATTCCAGCAGTCATCTCTGAGTAGGGATTCACAAGGTCATGGGCGTGACCTCTCTGCAGGAATAGGCCTTCTTGCTGCTGCTACCCAGTCTTTAAATATGCCAGCATCTCTTGGAAGGATGAACCAGGGTACTGCACGCCTTGCTAGCTTAATGAATCTTGGAATGAGTTCTTCATTGAACCAACAAGGATCTCATAGTGCACTGTCTTCTGGTAGTACCTCTTCCCATAATTTGCAGTCTATATTTAACATTGGAAGTAGAGGTCCGCTCCCTTTGTCTTCTCAGCACCGTGGAGATGCAGACCAGGCCACTAACATTTTGGCCAGCTTTGGTCTGTCTGCTAGAGACTTAGATGAACTGAGTCGCTATCCCGAGGACAAGATCACTCCTGAAAACTTGCCTCAGATCCTTCTACAACTTAAAAGGAGGAGAGCTGAAGAAGGTTATGGTAGAGATGGCAGATCATCCACACGGGAACCACCGTACAGAGTACCTAGGGATGattgggaagaaaaaaggcattttagaAGAGATAGCTTTGATGATCGTGGTCCTAGTCTCAACCCAGTGGTTGACTATGACCATGGAAGTCGTTCTCAAGAATCTGGTTATTATGACAGAATGGATTATGAAGATGACAGATTGAGAGATGGAGAAAGGTGTAGGGATGAATCTTTTTATGGTGAGACTTCGCATAACTATCATAAATTTGACAGTGAGTATGACAGAATGGGTCGTGGTCCTGGTCCCGAGAGATCTCTCTTTGAGAAAAAGAGAGGTGCTCCTCCAAATAGCAATATTGAAGACTTCCATGGATTCTTACCGAAGGGTTATCCCCATCTGTGCTCTATATGTGATATGCCAGTTCATTCTAATAAG GAGTGGAACCACCACATCAATGGAGCGACTCACAGCCGCCGCTGTCAGCTGCTGCTCGAAAT atACCCTGAATGGAATCCTGACAGTGATTCAGGACATGGAAT GGGTGATCCCTTTATGTTGCAGCAATCCACAAACCCTGCACCAGGAATTCTGGGACCACCCCCACCTCCATTCCACCTTGGGGGACCCCCTGTTGGGCCCAGAG GAGCTGGCAATGGCAATATGCAAGGACCGAGGCACATGCAGAAGGGCAGAGTG GAAACAAGCAGAGTTGTGCACATCATGGATTTCCAGAGGGGAAAGAACTTGAGATATCAGCTGCTCCAGCTCGTGGAACCCTTTGGGATAATTACAAATCACCTGATTCTGAACAAAATCAATGAG GCATTTATCGAAATGTCGACCACCGAAGACGCCCAGGCTGCAGTTGAATACTATTCAACAACACCTGCCCTGGTGTTTGGTAAACCAGTCAGAGTCCACTTGTCACAGAAATACAAGAGAATAAAG AAACCTGAGGGTAAACCTGACCAAAAGACTGAGCCCCCCAAACCAGAGCTCGGTCGTGTGATTCACCTGAGCAACCTGCCACACTCGGGGTACTCTGACAACGCCGTGCTCAAACTGGCTGAGCCCTACGGGAAGATCAAGAACTACATCCTCATGAGGATGAAAAGCCAG GCTTTCATTGAGATGGAGACCAGAGAAGATGCTTTGGCCATGGTGGAGCATTGTGCCAACAAAGCACTTTGGTTCCAAGGCAGATGTGTGAAAGTGGATTTATCTGAGAAATACAAGAAGCTGGTGTTAAGG ATTCCCAACAAAGGAGTTGAGCTGCTGAAAAAGGATAAAACCAG AAAGAGAACGTATTCTCCAGACAGCAAAGATTCTCCCAGTGATAAGAAGTCTAAAACAGAAGCTGCTCAGAAACCTGAAAGTGGcactacagaagaaaaagcGAAAGAGGAGAAACAAGAGGATCCTGCTGAGCCCTCAGGTGCCAAAAGTGGGGAACAGGCAGAGCAAGACGAGCCCAGTTTACTCCTGGAATCCGAAGATGAGCTGCTGGTggatgaggaggaggcagcagcactgttaGAAAGTGGCAGCTCAGCAGGAGAGGATGCAGATGTTGCCAATTTAGCCGATGTGgctactgaagaaaaaaaggacacCCCTGATGATGTCACAGTAAAAACTGAGGGGGGGAACGTTGTGGCCACTCCAGCAGCCaagaaaaagcttaaaaag CGCTATGTGGGCGGCTTCCCACGGAGCATGGAGGGCTTTGTGACCCTGGACGAGGTGGGGGACGAGGAGGACTCCGATCACCAGAAACTCCGCAAGTCAGGCCTGGCGGGGAAGGCAGGAGGCAAGAACGAGGACAGTTTGGCAGAGATCAAGGTGGACAAGATCGAGGAGCCGGAGCAGGAGAACGAGATGTTAGAGAACGGAACGAAAACCGAAGTCACCGAGAAGACTGAACCTGTTGAAGCTTCAGATGCCACAACAGCACAGGATGCTGAGAAAAATGCCCAGGAAAACACAGACCCCCAGGACGAGCAGGAAACCAAGAACGTCCAAGAGAAACCTCTAGTTCCAGATGAATTTAGGATTGGGCCGTACCAGCCAAACGTTCCTGTTG aaaattCTGGATAA